The DNA segment TTACGTGAACCACGAAAGGAAGGCAGTGCCTCTTTGCAAGCTCCATGTGCGCCTCAAACGACCTTATCTGATCTTCCTTGGGGGAATTCATGTAGTGATAATCAAGCCCGGTCTCTCCAATTGCCACTACTTTTGGGTCTTCGGCTAGGCGCTCAAACTCCCGCATTACCTCTTCGCTGAAAGTTGAAGCGGAGTGCGGGTGGATACCGACCGAAACGTAAACTCCCCTGTATTTCCTCGAAAGCTCTATGGTAGCAAGCGAAGACTCAAGCCCAGTTCCGATGGATATGATTTTGCCGACGCCTTCGTCCGCAGCCCTCGACACGGCGTCCACTGGGTCCTCAAGGCTAAGCAGATGGGCGTGGGAATCAACCAGCATGCTGTTTATTTCTTCTCCTTCAAAAGACCCGTTACTTCGTTGAGAAACTCGTTTACGTCCTTAAAGGACCTATAGACCGAAGCGAACCTCACGTATGCGACCTGATCGATTTCATAAAGCTTGTCTATCAACTTCTTTCCTATATCTTCGCTCGATATCTCCCGTTCTCCCCTCTCAAGAAACTCCTTTTCAAGACTGGAAACGAAATCCTCTATGACTTCAATGCTGACCGGCCTCTTCTCACACGCCTTGCGCATTCCCGCTATTATCTTGTTGCGGTCAAACTCTTCCCTGCGCCCGTCTTTTTTCACCACCATGACTTCGGCGTGATGAATTCTCTCGTAAGTGGTGAACCTCTCCTGGCAATCGTTGCACTCCCGACGTCTCCTGACGGAAAAACCGTCTTTTCCTTCTCTCGAATCAACTACTCTGGTGTCATCTGACTTGCAGAAAGGACACTTCATTTCTTATCCGCCTAATCTGTGGCCATAAACGGGAAAACGCAGGCACAGTGCCTTTACGTCTTCTTTTATTCTGCTGAGAACCTTTTCATTTTCATGATTGTTAAAGGCTTCCATTATAAAACCGGATATCGTATCGATCTCCGCCTCTTTCATTCCTCTTGTGGTAATCGCGGGGGTTCCGATCCTTACCCCACTTGTGACCATTGGAGGACGTGGATCGAAGGGAATTGTGTTTTTGTTGACTGTTATTCCCGCCCGCTCAAGGGTCTGTTCAACAACCTGTCCTGTAAACTCCGTTTCCGTAAGATCAACCAGCACCAAGTGATTATCTGTTCCACCCGAGACAAGCTTAAGACCCGCATTTACGAGATTTTCCCCGAGACGTCTTGCGTTTTTCACAATCTGGCGCTGGTACTCCAAAAATTCAGGCTCAAGAGCCTCCTTAAACGCAACAGCCTTGGCCGCTATCACGTGCATAAGCGGACCGCCCTGAGTTCCCGGAAAAACCCTGCTGTTTACGGTCTTAGCGTGCCGCTCCTTCATCATTACCATACCGCCACGCGGTCCCCGAAGCGTCTTATGTGTGGTAGTAGTTACGAAATCACAGTGGGGAACGGGGTCCGAGTGAAGTCCGGCGACCACAAGCCCCGCAGGATGCGCTATATCCGCCAGCAGAAGTGCCCCGCATTCATCCGCTATGCTTCTGAATTTCGCGTAGTCAACATCCCTCGGATAAGCACTCCAGCCAGCGATTATAAGTCCGGGAGAGTGTTTGAGGGCAAGCTCCCTTACCTCGTCGTAGTCAATCGTTCCCGTTTCTTTCGAAACCCCGTAGGCAACAACATTGTAGAGTCGGCCGGAAAAATTAACGGGGTGTCCATGGGTAAGATGTCCTCCGTGGTCAAGCCTCATTCCCAGAACCGTCTCTCCAGGCTTAAGCGCAGCGAAAAAGACGGCCATGTTCGCCTGAGCCCCCGAGTGCGGCTGCACATTCACGGCGTCCGCCCCGAAAAGCTCAAGGGCACGGTCGCGCGCAAGGTCTTCAGCCACATCAACGAATTCGCATCCCCCGTAATAACGCCTTCCCGGAAGACCCTCGGCGTACTTGTTGGTAAGAACAGACCCCATGGCCTCCATGACGGCGTCGCTCACGTAGTTCTCAGACGCTATCATCTCGAGTTTCCATTCCTGACGCTGCGTTTCCATGCGGATAACTTCCGCTATCTGCTCATCGACTCCCCTTAGATGGCTCATCTGTTCACCTCGAAGCAAAAAAGTATTTAGAAGACGGCCCCTCGGGGCCAAGCGCCGTCCGGCGCGGCGACCCGTCGATAATCCGGTATCCTGGAAAAAAATCGCACGATAATTGTGTAAATTTAAAGTGAGAAGCCACGGGATATTTCATTTTTCCCGAGGAAAAGAATACCGAATGCCCCGGAAACCTCAATTTCGCTATAAATGTCGCTCGGGGGAACGGAAAATCCCTCTGGGAGAGGATAAACACGGGGAGTGAGAACTGTAATGGCGAAAACCGCAAAACGAAACGGATACATAAAGATAAAAGGCGCCAGGGAAAACAACTTAAAGAACATAGATGTTCTGATCCCTCAAAACAGGTTCACTGTGGTAACCGGTCTCAGCGGCTCGGGTAAATCATCCCTAGTACTTGATACCGTTTACAAAGAAGGACTCAGAAGATATATCGACTGTCTTTCAACCTACGCAAGACAGTTCATAGAAAAAGTCGAGCGCCCCGCAATGGACGACATAGAAGGTCTTCCGACCCCCATAGCGATTGAAAGCCGAAACAGCGTAATAAACTCCCGCTCCACCGTGGGCACAACAACGGAAATATACGACTACATGAGGCTTCTCTTTGCAAAAATCGGAAAAACCCGCTGCTCCGAGTGCGAAGAGGGGGTAACCGAGCACTCCCCTCAATCCATCATCCGACTGCTGATTGAAGAATTCCCGGGAAAAAGAGCCGTCATATGCTTTGAGACCGAAGAGGGGGTATCCCTATCTCAATACATGAAAAAGGGCTACTCCCGCGCGTACAAGGACGGGAAAACAGAGGATATCGAAAAAAGCGGAAGGCAACCGGGCGGAAAAACACAGATAGTCACCGCTAGAACCACTATCGGCGAACGGTCAAAATCGAGGATCACAGAAGCCCTAGAAGCCGCCTTCTCCGAGGATAGCCGGGCGTTTGTGCACATAGTTTCAGATCAAAGCCTCCGTTTCTCGAAAGAACTCCGCTGCGACAGCTGCGACACGGTATTTGAAAAACCCACCCCGAACATGTTCTCCTTCAACAGCCCCTACGGCGCCTGTGAGGAGTGCAGCGGATTTGGAAGAAACCTGGAGATAGACCCCGAACTCCTCGTCCCGGATCCCGGTCTAAGCCTCGCCGAAGGGGCAATCGAACCTTTTACGAAAACTTCTTATAGAAGGCAAATGAGAAAACTGCTTGCCTTCGCGGAGGAGACGGGGATAGACACGGGAAAACCTTTTTCGAAACTTTCGGCAAGAGAGAAAGATCTGGTTTTCAGCGGAAATGACGACTACTACGGCGTGAAAGGATATTTCAGGAGACTTGAGCGGAAGAATTATAAAACCCACATAAGGGTTTTTCTTTCAAGGTACCGCTCCGCTTTCACCTGCGGGGACTGCGGTGGAAGCAGGCTCAAGGAGAAAGCCCTTAACGTACGAATAGAAGGGGAAAATATATTCGATCTCTCGAGGATGTCCGTAAAGGATCTAAAATCCTGGTTTGACTGCATAACTCCATCCGCTTACGAACTTGAGATCGCCTCCGACATAATGAAGGAGATAAATTCGCGGCTGGATTTTCTTATCCACGTGGGGCTTGACTACCTGACTCTCTCGAGACTCACGCGCACGCTCTCGGGCGGAGAGGCACAGAGAATAAATCTCGCCTGCCAGATGAGTTCACGGCTTACCGAAACCCTCTACATTCTGGATGAGCCCTCGATAGGTCTGCACGCAAGGGACATGAACCGGCTCAACTCGCTTATAAGAGAACTCCGGGTAAGAAACAACACCATCATTCTTATAGAACACGATCTTG comes from the Candidatus Dadabacteria bacterium genome and includes:
- the nrdR gene encoding transcriptional repressor NrdR, yielding MKCPFCKSDDTRVVDSREGKDGFSVRRRRECNDCQERFTTYERIHHAEVMVVKKDGRREEFDRNKIIAGMRKACEKRPVSIEVIEDFVSSLEKEFLERGEREISSEDIGKKLIDKLYEIDQVAYVRFASVYRSFKDVNEFLNEVTGLLKEKK
- a CDS encoding serine hydroxymethyltransferase, with product MSHLRGVDEQIAEVIRMETQRQEWKLEMIASENYVSDAVMEAMGSVLTNKYAEGLPGRRYYGGCEFVDVAEDLARDRALELFGADAVNVQPHSGAQANMAVFFAALKPGETVLGMRLDHGGHLTHGHPVNFSGRLYNVVAYGVSKETGTIDYDEVRELALKHSPGLIIAGWSAYPRDVDYAKFRSIADECGALLLADIAHPAGLVVAGLHSDPVPHCDFVTTTTHKTLRGPRGGMVMMKERHAKTVNSRVFPGTQGGPLMHVIAAKAVAFKEALEPEFLEYQRQIVKNARRLGENLVNAGLKLVSGGTDNHLVLVDLTETEFTGQVVEQTLERAGITVNKNTIPFDPRPPMVTSGVRIGTPAITTRGMKEAEIDTISGFIMEAFNNHENEKVLSRIKEDVKALCLRFPVYGHRLGG
- the uvrA gene encoding excinuclease ABC subunit A, with amino-acid sequence MAKTAKRNGYIKIKGARENNLKNIDVLIPQNRFTVVTGLSGSGKSSLVLDTVYKEGLRRYIDCLSTYARQFIEKVERPAMDDIEGLPTPIAIESRNSVINSRSTVGTTTEIYDYMRLLFAKIGKTRCSECEEGVTEHSPQSIIRLLIEEFPGKRAVICFETEEGVSLSQYMKKGYSRAYKDGKTEDIEKSGRQPGGKTQIVTARTTIGERSKSRITEALEAAFSEDSRAFVHIVSDQSLRFSKELRCDSCDTVFEKPTPNMFSFNSPYGACEECSGFGRNLEIDPELLVPDPGLSLAEGAIEPFTKTSYRRQMRKLLAFAEETGIDTGKPFSKLSAREKDLVFSGNDDYYGVKGYFRRLERKNYKTHIRVFLSRYRSAFTCGDCGGSRLKEKALNVRIEGENIFDLSRMSVKDLKSWFDCITPSAYELEIASDIMKEINSRLDFLIHVGLDYLTLSRLTRTLSGGEAQRINLACQMSSRLTETLYILDEPSIGLHARDMNRLNSLIRELRVRNNTIILIEHDLDTVKSADYIVELGPQAGDGGGEIVYQGTLRNFLRSAKNSVTKKYLANERKIEVPSSRRKTTGNSINVIGAKENNLKNIDVRFPLRSLTCVTGVSGSGKSSLVNDILYNALLRKFRRKTDRVGKHERIEGTDNIDDVIILDQASIGRSSRSNPVTYIKVYDDIRKILAGHYQAKLRKLTPSHFSFNVRGGRCEKCMGEGSHRVEMHFLADVMVTCEECEGRRFGKEVLGYRYKGKNIDDILNLTVDQAMVFFSESVAVTRKLKVLKDVGCGYLRLGQPATTLSGGEAQRIKIARELSRKEKNNILYILDEPTVGLHIDDIGKLLSVLNRLVDAGNSVIVIEHNLEMIKCADHIIDLGPEGGDKGGRIVAAGTPEQVTSVKNSYTGEYLRPLLG